Proteins encoded in a region of the Vibrio sp. CB1-14 genome:
- a CDS encoding Flp family type IVb pilin has translation MMTKLYVNAVTLLNEFKRDERGVTAIEYGLIGVAMAVALTAIFATGTDGKDFISQLTATFTSIGAELEGASE, from the coding sequence ATGATGACTAAGCTTTATGTAAACGCAGTGACGCTTCTAAACGAATTTAAGCGTGATGAGCGCGGTGTTACAGCAATTGAATATGGTTTGATTGGTGTAGCGATGGCGGTTGCTTTGACAGCGATATTTGCTACTGGTACAGATGGAAAAGACTTTATTTCACAATTGACGGCTACGTTTACTTCCATAGGTGCTGAGTTGGAAGGTGCTAGCGAATAG
- a CDS encoding A24 family peptidase, translated as MFYVISLICACTCISILDARFRRITNMSVLGLMALQCSLLIKSEIYLESALLVLTVGFVLFWRRWIAAGDIKLASVLALALPLSQLPMAATLMGLAGGLVSLFYLMLNHWFPNRKKRQVGIPYGVAISLGFCLVIVVHQVPLLLKA; from the coding sequence ATGTTTTATGTAATTTCGCTTATATGCGCTTGTACATGTATATCTATCCTCGATGCTCGTTTTCGACGCATCACTAACATGAGTGTCTTGGGCTTGATGGCCTTGCAATGTTCGCTGCTGATAAAAAGTGAGATCTATTTAGAATCCGCTTTGCTAGTCCTAACAGTTGGATTTGTTCTATTTTGGCGACGTTGGATTGCCGCTGGCGACATTAAGCTTGCGAGTGTACTGGCCTTGGCGTTGCCTTTGAGCCAATTACCAATGGCAGCCACATTAATGGGCTTGGCTGGAGGGTTAGTTTCATTGTTCTACCTCATGCTCAACCATTGGTTTCCAAACAGAAAAAAACGTCAAGTTGGCATCCCGTATGGCGTTGCCATTAGTTTAGGATTTTGCTTAGTGATTGTGGTGCACCAAGTGCCTCTGCTTTTAAAGGCTTAA
- the cpaB gene encoding Flp pilus assembly protein CpaB, whose protein sequence is MRSRLVLLIAVLALVIGAFGLLDMLNQKSTPQAQAEVVPVQPVEEHVSAWRVSSDIAKGTPIQTEQVVKVQLPMSKALAHGVKQDTHIDFSPSTLTNRALEIGTIVLPEYQVKAGQPGYIDLLVTEGMTPYPLQVSDKNLINDYIRPGTYIDILTVSSPNNNLAANTDKPRSFKGVNANMFLKQVKVLNIDNDDDNSVTARAPTKELGFTTVVIEVNPDDLPRLALAQRTMHIEIYRSQTYRQSTYVEVRNIMDNYVGIEEFRGKTAMPGEAL, encoded by the coding sequence ATGCGTTCTCGGTTAGTGCTGCTGATAGCGGTATTGGCTTTAGTTATTGGGGCTTTTGGGCTTCTTGACATGCTGAACCAGAAATCTACGCCACAAGCACAAGCAGAGGTTGTCCCAGTGCAACCTGTAGAAGAGCACGTCTCAGCATGGCGAGTCAGTTCCGATATTGCCAAAGGCACACCTATTCAAACTGAACAAGTTGTAAAAGTACAATTACCCATGAGTAAGGCGCTGGCACATGGCGTCAAACAGGACACTCATATAGATTTTTCACCTTCGACCCTAACCAATCGTGCATTAGAGATAGGCACTATCGTGCTTCCAGAATATCAGGTAAAGGCAGGACAACCCGGTTACATCGACTTACTTGTTACTGAAGGAATGACGCCATACCCGCTGCAAGTCAGTGATAAAAATCTCATCAACGATTACATCCGCCCGGGCACCTATATCGATATTTTGACGGTCAGTTCACCGAACAACAATCTAGCGGCCAACACAGATAAGCCAAGAAGCTTTAAAGGCGTTAACGCCAATATGTTTCTAAAGCAGGTCAAGGTACTCAATATTGACAACGATGATGACAATTCAGTAACTGCTAGAGCACCGACTAAAGAGCTTGGTTTTACCACTGTGGTGATTGAAGTTAATCCCGATGATTTACCTAGGTTAGCGCTTGCACAACGAACCATGCACATTGAAATCTACCGCAGTCAAACCTATCGCCAGTCGACCTATGTCGAGGTTCGCAACATTATGGATAATTACGTGGGAATTGAAGAGTTTCGAGGTAAAACTGCGATGCCAGGAGAGGCACTGTAA
- a CDS encoding type II and III secretion system protein family protein, whose amino-acid sequence MKFSQTKKWIAQWCLSSLMVLLATPLTSAAERYITLGEGEHIKLDSPVGKVFISDPTVADYKVISDDTLVVFASKVGQSRLIVYGTTDEVLISDRIIVDLNLSEVRRQLKFHFPNANVKVESIGSQVAVSGVVESEQERDDIYRMVATLLGREKTERWDEAQKLTFKTTGGDLEEPESMIFARNMTWEGIIERIEVATVQQVNVKISVAQVTESFSQTVGVDWGSVGSSVGEFVFNQFEAADIGTLITALGNDDIAQILAEPNLTVLSGESASFLVGGEVPVVVSSNSSINITFKEFGIRLDLTAKVLNQNKIRMQLFPEVSEVEKYVKAAGIEVPQLTSRRAMTTVELADGDSFILGGLMSSADFEQMQKIPLVGDIPVLGAAFRKSVTERRRTELIIVATVNLVEPMRSTDVQLPYIRKTSTLMRWLNLADTEGYMQPSNATIRLVEQGGFIQ is encoded by the coding sequence ATGAAGTTTAGCCAGACTAAAAAATGGATAGCGCAGTGGTGTCTAAGCTCACTTATGGTCTTACTTGCGACACCTTTAACGAGTGCAGCGGAACGATATATTACGCTTGGCGAAGGCGAACACATTAAGCTGGATTCGCCAGTGGGCAAGGTGTTTATCAGCGATCCGACCGTTGCCGACTACAAAGTGATCAGTGACGACACCTTGGTCGTGTTCGCTAGCAAAGTTGGTCAATCACGCCTAATTGTTTATGGCACAACAGATGAGGTACTGATTTCCGATCGCATCATTGTCGATCTCAATCTATCGGAAGTACGTCGCCAACTTAAGTTTCATTTTCCAAATGCCAATGTAAAAGTTGAATCTATAGGCTCGCAAGTTGCTGTAAGTGGTGTGGTGGAGTCAGAACAGGAGCGCGATGATATTTACCGTATGGTCGCAACGCTACTTGGCCGAGAAAAGACGGAGCGTTGGGATGAAGCGCAAAAATTAACGTTTAAAACCACAGGCGGCGACCTTGAAGAGCCAGAGAGCATGATCTTCGCGCGAAACATGACCTGGGAAGGCATTATCGAGCGCATTGAGGTTGCGACCGTTCAGCAGGTCAATGTGAAAATTTCAGTCGCACAAGTCACCGAGTCGTTCTCGCAAACCGTCGGTGTGGACTGGGGGTCAGTCGGGAGTAGTGTTGGTGAATTTGTTTTTAACCAATTTGAGGCAGCTGATATTGGCACGTTGATTACCGCGCTTGGTAATGACGATATTGCGCAAATTTTGGCAGAGCCAAACTTGACGGTTCTATCTGGAGAGTCGGCTAGCTTTCTCGTTGGTGGTGAAGTGCCGGTAGTAGTTTCAAGTAACAGCAGTATTAACATCACGTTTAAAGAGTTTGGTATTCGCCTCGATTTGACCGCAAAAGTGCTGAATCAAAATAAAATTCGCATGCAGCTGTTTCCAGAAGTATCGGAAGTCGAAAAATATGTAAAAGCAGCAGGCATTGAAGTACCTCAACTTACCTCTAGACGAGCAATGACCACAGTTGAACTTGCAGATGGCGATAGCTTCATTTTGGGTGGCTTGATGAGCAGCGCTGATTTTGAGCAAATGCAAAAAATTCCATTGGTCGGTGATATACCAGTCTTAGGGGCTGCGTTTCGTAAATCCGTTACTGAAAGACGACGTACTGAGCTTATCATCGTAGCAACGGTCAACCTTGTCGAGCCAATGCGTTCGACCGATGTCCAACTTCCTTATATTCGCAAAACGTCGACGCTGATGCGCTGGTTAAATCTCGCGGATACAGAAGGGTACATGCAACCTTCGAATGCGACAATTCGACTGGTCGAGCAGGGAGGGTTTATCCAATGA
- a CDS encoding AAA family ATPase, with protein sequence MFDLTKALSTKVKPEPKNQTGVAGCTLFYQSSECLNLVQEVFRFEGWNDPHCVRTVKGHAKLTEQQSSHIVILELNESDNVVEDAKNFASKLPTHKGVVVIGKEDAISTLRSLKEMGFYYVFWPVNKQEFADFLTHVNNNLKNFSGVSKARKAKRVAVVGAKGGVGTSFIATELSSLLSTQGTDTILVDHQYVDSDIDVLLALKEFKPRMIDEFTAPLHEMDEEGALSYLHTARKNLRLLALDGDMSQTEILNYSQSLCDLLSRNANFIIEDYSGSVSFPVEPQMLLDGFDVVVLVLDASVSAVRNAKRLIDKVENLQLTLSSRLRIITVVNYHRPEAAYVMDKSDLKRYLGQEPSLEIAFCKNLSHIIIDGKRAHKHDRHMSRSLDHLVKHINGQPISVPRFNRWLGKVGAK encoded by the coding sequence GTGTTTGATTTAACGAAAGCACTGAGCACCAAAGTCAAACCTGAACCGAAGAATCAAACCGGTGTTGCGGGTTGTACTTTGTTCTATCAATCAAGTGAGTGTCTGAATCTTGTCCAAGAAGTGTTCCGCTTTGAAGGCTGGAATGATCCTCACTGTGTTCGAACGGTCAAAGGTCATGCCAAACTGACAGAACAGCAGAGTAGCCACATCGTTATTCTCGAGTTGAATGAATCGGATAACGTGGTTGAAGATGCGAAGAACTTTGCCAGCAAACTGCCAACTCATAAAGGTGTGGTGGTTATTGGTAAAGAGGATGCCATATCCACACTACGCTCATTGAAAGAAATGGGTTTTTACTACGTTTTTTGGCCGGTAAATAAGCAAGAGTTTGCGGACTTTTTGACGCACGTAAACAATAACCTCAAAAACTTCTCCGGCGTAAGTAAAGCGCGTAAAGCCAAACGGGTTGCCGTGGTTGGAGCCAAAGGCGGGGTTGGTACTTCGTTTATCGCGACCGAGCTGAGTTCACTTCTTTCAACTCAAGGAACCGACACGATTCTCGTGGATCATCAATATGTAGACAGTGATATCGATGTTCTTCTGGCACTAAAAGAGTTTAAGCCAAGAATGATCGATGAGTTTACCGCGCCATTACATGAGATGGATGAAGAAGGGGCGCTCAGTTACCTTCATACCGCGCGTAAAAACTTACGCTTGCTGGCACTGGATGGCGATATGAGCCAAACAGAAATCTTGAATTACAGCCAAAGTTTGTGTGATTTGCTATCGCGCAACGCGAACTTTATTATCGAAGACTACTCCGGCAGCGTTAGCTTCCCAGTCGAACCACAAATGTTATTGGATGGATTCGACGTGGTTGTATTGGTATTGGATGCTTCTGTTTCGGCAGTGCGCAATGCTAAGCGCCTTATCGACAAGGTGGAGAACTTACAGCTAACGTTGTCATCGAGACTGCGCATCATTACCGTCGTGAACTACCATCGCCCCGAGGCTGCCTATGTGATGGACAAGAGCGATCTTAAACGCTATCTCGGTCAAGAACCGAGCTTGGAAATCGCATTCTGTAAAAATCTGTCGCACATCATCATTGACGGTAAGCGTGCCCATAAACACGACCGCCACATGAGCCGTTCACTCGACCACCTAGTGAAGCATATTAATGGCCAGCCTATTTCCGTACCGCGATTCAATCGTTGGTTAGGTAAGGTAGGCGCGAAATGA
- a CDS encoding CpaF family protein produces the protein MSSNKEMYLAFRGQIFEALDPEAVQKMSRKELESQIQSAVDLLATGYQRPITSMMKTGLVKSLIDELFGLGPLQPLVEDQSITDIMVNGPNNIFYERHGKVHKSDLTFVNEEQLLAIAKRIASRVGRRVDELSPTVDARLEDGSRVNIVIPPIALDGTSVSIRKFREQNIGFEDLIEFGSMSMDMARVLMIASRCRMNVLISGGTGSGKTTLLNALSQYIAEDERIVTIEDAAELRLQQPNLVRLETRTSSIEQTGEVTQRDLVINALRMRPDRIILGECRGAEAFEMLQAMNTGHDGSMSTLHANTPRDAIARVESMVMMANLNQPLEAIRRTIVSAVQLVVQVNRLRDGSRKITSISEIVGLEGDSVVMEEIYRFRYDDSEYGEAVKGEYVTNGIMQRSELVKKAQFFGLYKDLMASFTGR, from the coding sequence ATGAGTTCCAACAAAGAGATGTATCTAGCCTTCCGCGGGCAGATTTTTGAAGCACTGGACCCGGAAGCGGTTCAAAAGATGAGCCGCAAAGAGCTTGAGTCACAGATTCAAAGTGCCGTTGACTTGCTTGCGACGGGCTATCAGCGACCGATCACCTCTATGATGAAAACGGGTCTCGTCAAAAGTTTAATTGATGAGCTGTTTGGGCTTGGGCCTTTGCAACCATTGGTAGAAGACCAATCGATCACCGATATCATGGTGAATGGGCCTAACAACATCTTTTATGAGCGTCACGGTAAAGTACACAAATCGGATCTGACCTTTGTAAACGAGGAGCAGTTGCTTGCAATTGCAAAACGTATTGCCTCACGTGTTGGTCGCCGTGTTGATGAACTCTCTCCAACGGTAGATGCACGTTTAGAAGATGGCAGTCGTGTCAATATCGTCATACCGCCAATTGCCTTGGATGGCACCTCGGTCTCGATTCGTAAGTTCCGAGAGCAGAATATCGGGTTTGAAGACTTAATAGAGTTTGGTTCCATGTCGATGGATATGGCGAGAGTGCTAATGATCGCCTCTCGTTGCCGTATGAATGTACTTATCTCAGGCGGTACCGGTTCGGGTAAAACGACACTACTGAATGCGTTGTCACAGTACATTGCTGAAGATGAACGTATTGTTACCATAGAAGATGCCGCAGAACTTCGGCTCCAGCAACCTAACTTGGTGAGGTTGGAAACGCGCACTTCAAGTATCGAACAGACGGGTGAGGTGACTCAGCGAGATTTGGTGATTAACGCCCTGCGTATGCGTCCTGATCGTATCATTCTTGGTGAGTGTCGCGGTGCAGAAGCGTTCGAGATGCTTCAGGCAATGAATACGGGCCACGATGGCTCCATGTCTACGCTGCACGCCAACACCCCACGAGATGCTATTGCCCGTGTGGAATCGATGGTGATGATGGCGAACCTTAATCAGCCGTTAGAAGCAATACGTCGTACGATTGTAAGTGCTGTGCAATTGGTGGTTCAGGTTAACCGTCTGCGAGATGGTAGTCGAAAAATTACCAGTATCTCAGAGATTGTTGGCTTGGAAGGTGACAGCGTGGTGATGGAGGAAATCTATCGTTTTCGCTATGACGACAGTGAATATGGTGAAGCGGTTAAAGGTGAATATGTGACCAATGGCATCATGCAGCGCTCTGAGCTAGTAAAGAAAGCACAGTTCTTTGGGTTATACAAAGACTTAATGGCGTCATTTACGGGGCGCTAA
- a CDS encoding type II secretion system F family protein yields the protein MLWISLILFALALLLNRSSKKSKLDQYFQVDHQGAESVSAINIRSLSQKHKLQKLRESISPTLMILGPRSTLYIALYTIGAVTASWYVLVVFLHQKNPLLISAAVAVFLVIGYRFLLSRRRSEFENSFPDALNILMSAVTAGDSLMQAIGYVGDTMDNAIGREFKLMADRLKMGETPEVVLMRSCKNYPYPEFLFFTITLRANISRGGQLKGVLARLIRVLVDSRTLEKKKMAMTSEARISAKIVAAIPVAFTVLLNYINPGNVDFVLYDPDGRVILYYVLISEMIGLTIIWLLVRGVRA from the coding sequence ATGCTTTGGATTTCACTTATATTATTCGCGCTAGCATTACTGCTCAATCGAAGCAGTAAAAAAAGCAAACTGGATCAGTACTTTCAAGTTGATCATCAGGGGGCTGAGAGTGTTAGTGCGATTAATATTCGCTCACTGTCTCAAAAACACAAGCTGCAAAAGTTAAGAGAATCGATTTCACCAACCTTGATGATATTGGGACCACGTTCGACGCTTTATATCGCTTTGTATACGATTGGCGCTGTGACCGCGTCTTGGTATGTGTTGGTGGTCTTTTTGCATCAAAAAAATCCACTGCTAATCAGCGCAGCGGTGGCAGTATTTTTGGTGATTGGCTACCGTTTCTTACTCTCGCGCCGCCGTTCAGAATTTGAAAACAGCTTCCCAGATGCGCTCAATATCTTGATGAGTGCAGTCACAGCGGGTGATAGTTTGATGCAGGCGATTGGTTATGTGGGTGACACCATGGATAACGCCATTGGTCGCGAGTTTAAGTTGATGGCAGACCGGTTAAAGATGGGGGAAACACCGGAAGTAGTATTGATGCGCTCTTGTAAGAACTATCCGTATCCAGAGTTTTTGTTTTTTACCATTACTCTGCGCGCCAACATTTCACGTGGCGGTCAGCTTAAAGGGGTATTGGCTAGGCTCATTCGTGTACTCGTGGATTCAAGAACGCTTGAAAAGAAAAAGATGGCAATGACGTCGGAAGCTCGGATTTCAGCCAAGATTGTAGCAGCGATTCCCGTCGCCTTTACGGTGCTACTCAATTACATCAATCCAGGTAATGTTGATTTTGTTCTCTATGACCCAGATGGAAGAGTCATTCTCTATTACGTCCTGATCAGTGAAATGATTGGACTGACTATTATCTGGCTGTTAGTGCGGGGGGTGAGGGCATGA
- a CDS encoding type II secretion system F family protein, with amino-acid sequence MMLLIAVTVFFGCILVVIAESLRVERRRQKMDSLVGIQTKSGTAKIKHFMVRFGKEHRKELEQKLIEAGYYNKEWAKYYFPLKFLILAVLLALVAFSDISSTNKLLSALLSLVGVIVVPDLVLSLRSKMLIGRTSAKLPYLLDMMSVCVQTGMTIEASLAYLADELEMFDKDLCYQIRRTSDAARIHGLEKALNDLGQRLPTPAVRSFVLTVIQNLQYGTSVAQVMSDLAEDIRKVQILTVEEKVGKLAAKMSVPLILFIMFPIVVLILAPGIMQMSISLGS; translated from the coding sequence ATGATGTTACTCATTGCGGTCACGGTATTTTTTGGTTGCATTCTTGTGGTTATCGCTGAATCGCTACGTGTGGAGCGACGCCGTCAGAAAATGGACAGTTTGGTTGGTATTCAAACCAAATCTGGTACGGCGAAGATCAAACACTTTATGGTTCGCTTTGGTAAGGAGCACCGAAAAGAGCTTGAGCAGAAATTAATTGAGGCCGGTTACTACAATAAAGAGTGGGCGAAATATTACTTTCCGCTCAAGTTTCTTATTTTGGCTGTGTTGCTTGCTCTTGTGGCGTTTAGCGATATCTCCAGCACCAATAAGCTTCTTAGTGCGCTGCTTTCGTTAGTGGGCGTAATCGTAGTACCGGACTTAGTACTCTCTTTGCGAAGCAAAATGTTGATTGGTCGTACGTCGGCCAAATTGCCTTACTTGCTTGATATGATGTCAGTTTGTGTCCAAACGGGCATGACGATTGAAGCCAGCTTAGCGTATTTGGCGGACGAACTAGAGATGTTCGATAAAGATCTGTGTTACCAAATCAGACGAACTTCGGATGCGGCTCGCATCCACGGCTTAGAAAAAGCGCTCAATGATCTGGGTCAACGACTACCTACACCTGCAGTACGAAGTTTTGTATTAACCGTTATTCAAAACTTGCAATACGGCACATCTGTTGCCCAAGTGATGAGTGATCTCGCGGAAGATATTCGCAAGGTTCAAATTCTAACCGTTGAAGAGAAGGTGGGTAAACTCGCCGCCAAAATGAGTGTGCCACTGATCTTATTTATTATGTTTCCCATTGTTGTGCTGATCCTTGCACCGGGGATTATGCAGATGTCGATATCGTTAGGGAGTTGA
- a CDS encoding tetratricopeptide repeat protein translates to MTLTLVGCQSSADLAQSEAATVTSMEKVDNYDGLINHYKTKLEAGDNSVSTVEKLAWAYFNKGDVESASFYVDHLIEQGAQSASLYQLRGQVLVAQDKSTEAIEAYLASLKAGNTSGKIHVLLGVAYSKESDFDSAKAQFNQARLKGYDDIAVKNNIAMLYIAQQDYKRAIQTLAPVIADAPENKVVRANLAIALIKADQIEAAKKLLSDEYSYAELTLIAQQLNREES, encoded by the coding sequence ATGACTCTCACTCTTGTTGGTTGCCAATCTTCAGCTGATCTTGCTCAAAGTGAAGCGGCCACCGTCACGAGTATGGAAAAAGTAGATAACTATGACGGTTTGATTAACCACTACAAGACCAAGCTCGAAGCGGGGGACAATTCTGTTTCGACAGTAGAAAAATTGGCGTGGGCATACTTCAACAAAGGCGATGTCGAATCGGCGAGTTTTTACGTTGATCATTTGATAGAGCAGGGTGCTCAATCCGCAAGCTTGTATCAGTTACGTGGGCAGGTTTTGGTTGCTCAAGATAAGTCTACAGAGGCGATTGAAGCGTATTTAGCGTCTCTGAAAGCGGGGAATACCTCTGGCAAAATTCATGTTCTGCTTGGGGTTGCGTACAGCAAAGAGAGTGATTTCGACAGTGCTAAAGCTCAGTTCAACCAAGCAAGGCTTAAAGGCTATGACGATATCGCAGTCAAAAATAATATCGCCATGCTTTACATCGCACAGCAAGATTATAAACGTGCTATCCAAACTCTCGCTCCCGTCATTGCTGACGCACCAGAGAATAAAGTCGTGCGTGCCAATCTTGCTATCGCACTTATCAAGGCAGACCAAATTGAGGCGGCCAAAAAGTTGTTAAGTGATGAATACAGTTATGCTGAGCTCACACTGATTGCTCAGCAGCTTAATCGCGAAGAGAGCTGA
- a CDS encoding TadE/TadG family type IV pilus assembly protein — protein MAGFRKQRGATAVEFSLGAIVLMFSTFAIFEVCYRIYVINMTEYALRETIRNTKIYQGSGVHEQYETRFQTLIANQDNLWSFLIDEDKFSIDGKYFPSYSDFVNNVGYSKQDLTFNYDLAEITVSYEYTPIIQVFGAEQVDISRTMVLNLEHEGWKDEAE, from the coding sequence ATGGCTGGATTCAGAAAGCAACGTGGCGCCACCGCCGTAGAATTTTCCTTGGGTGCGATTGTGCTCATGTTCTCGACGTTTGCGATCTTTGAAGTGTGTTACCGCATCTACGTGATAAACATGACCGAGTATGCGCTGCGTGAAACGATACGCAACACCAAAATCTATCAGGGAAGTGGAGTACACGAGCAGTATGAGACTCGGTTTCAAACTTTGATTGCGAATCAAGATAATCTTTGGAGTTTTCTCATTGACGAAGACAAATTTTCGATTGATGGCAAATATTTCCCGAGCTACTCAGATTTTGTCAATAACGTTGGCTATTCAAAGCAAGATCTCACGTTCAACTACGATCTAGCCGAAATCACAGTCAGTTATGAGTACACACCGATTATTCAAGTTTTTGGTGCTGAGCAAGTGGATATTTCACGCACCATGGTGTTGAACCTAGAACACGAGGGGTGGAAAGATGAGGCGGAATAA
- the tadF gene encoding tight adherence pilus pseudopilin TadF — protein sequence MRRNNVARFTSLRSQKGAFAIELGFVLIGLCAIYLFATDLSHKLLVRAKLDRSSFALVNVIKERSRYFDADIAGRTNLQLSQQDLTDLTAVASRMLDSSVENVALQIESYVIGESVVTHRSPKFSSLGCRTDSLSNYQSLVPIEKGLSYPIYRVTLCEEHHSWFEAFSSGEDADMRLTSSSIMPGR from the coding sequence ATGAGGCGGAATAACGTTGCCCGTTTTACTTCCCTGCGTAGCCAAAAAGGGGCTTTCGCGATTGAACTTGGGTTCGTATTGATTGGTTTGTGCGCCATATATCTGTTCGCTACCGACCTTAGTCATAAATTATTGGTACGAGCAAAGTTGGATCGTTCAAGCTTTGCACTAGTCAATGTTATCAAAGAGCGCTCTCGTTATTTTGATGCTGACATTGCAGGTAGAACGAATTTGCAGTTGTCACAGCAAGACTTGACTGATTTAACTGCCGTCGCAAGTCGAATGTTGGATAGTTCCGTAGAGAATGTCGCGCTGCAAATTGAGTCTTACGTGATTGGTGAAAGCGTGGTGACGCATCGGAGTCCCAAGTTCTCGTCACTTGGATGTCGAACAGATTCGTTGAGTAATTATCAGTCATTAGTCCCCATCGAGAAGGGATTATCGTATCCGATATACCGCGTTACTCTCTGTGAAGAACACCACTCTTGGTTTGAAGCATTTTCATCGGGTGAGGATGCCGACATGCGTCTGACCTCTTCGTCGATAATGCCAGGGAGGTAG
- a CDS encoding TadE/TadG family type IV pilus assembly protein, which produces MTVKQRKMAHSRPSLNRQRGAAAIWMGLTLVPIMGFTFWAVEGTRYVQETSRLRDAAEAAAIAVTIEDVETDSQAMAKRYVENYVRDIKTSSVTTIRTFQEQDLDIDQEEYTQYTVNVTTTHDSWFASTFIPSFDETQDLAGYSLARKYPAYLGDNNIDIVFVSDFSGSMSSEWGSGSNRSTKIDDLKAAIQAITEKVLCDDIDSCADDEDQSVRLDNKIGFVPYNIRTRAKYNNQVYAVTELFFNDNHRDWVSEYRYSHVDWNEWRTFDDDYVEDCADDFWECEPLEHKSWKKCKDKGKKCPTDAQYLLAETNQKIAKRVDDVLSKQEYVPKREKKGKPVYISYGYPDALEYVDFQTTVDSMFDDREVHSGSAYLIKDADLYRGFGQDNEDQFYNIDLTNDPSFVDKVKEMEEDGSTAVFQGVLRGFRMLNDGAPDTDDEDEIAEYNAKVKMILILSDGQESPQNGIFSALADEDTYDMCGVAREKIPGLYIGVIGIGYNAQGETGFQDCVENPSEDIINVKDGLDELIDKIEELIRKGSKSSGVTKLY; this is translated from the coding sequence ATGACCGTTAAGCAGAGAAAAATGGCTCACTCTCGACCTAGCCTGAATCGACAAAGGGGTGCGGCTGCAATATGGATGGGACTGACGTTAGTGCCGATTATGGGTTTTACCTTTTGGGCGGTTGAAGGGACGCGATACGTGCAAGAAACTAGTCGCCTACGTGATGCGGCTGAGGCTGCAGCCATAGCCGTGACGATTGAGGATGTAGAGACCGACTCACAAGCGATGGCGAAACGCTATGTGGAAAACTATGTGCGGGACATAAAGACAAGCTCAGTAACCACGATAAGAACGTTCCAAGAGCAAGACTTGGATATTGACCAGGAAGAGTATACACAATATACCGTTAACGTAACGACGACTCATGATTCATGGTTTGCGAGCACTTTTATTCCGTCTTTCGATGAGACACAAGACTTAGCGGGTTATTCATTGGCTCGTAAATATCCGGCGTATTTAGGTGATAATAATATCGATATCGTCTTTGTTTCGGATTTTTCTGGTTCCATGTCGTCTGAATGGGGTAGTGGTAGTAACAGAAGTACCAAAATTGATGACTTGAAGGCTGCAATACAAGCGATAACTGAGAAGGTGTTGTGTGATGATATAGATAGCTGCGCGGATGATGAAGATCAATCAGTTAGGCTAGATAATAAGATTGGTTTTGTTCCTTATAACATACGCACGCGTGCCAAATACAATAATCAGGTATATGCGGTCACCGAACTTTTCTTTAATGATAATCACAGGGATTGGGTTTCGGAGTACAGATACAGTCACGTTGACTGGAACGAATGGCGAACATTCGATGATGATTATGTAGAAGATTGTGCCGATGATTTTTGGGAATGTGAACCTCTTGAGCACAAAAGCTGGAAAAAGTGTAAGGACAAAGGAAAGAAATGCCCAACTGATGCTCAGTATTTATTGGCTGAGACAAACCAGAAAATAGCGAAGCGAGTTGACGATGTATTGTCTAAGCAAGAATATGTTCCAAAACGAGAGAAGAAAGGAAAGCCCGTTTACATATCTTACGGTTATCCGGATGCGCTTGAATATGTCGACTTTCAAACCACGGTTGACTCAATGTTTGATGACCGAGAGGTTCATTCAGGCAGTGCTTATTTGATCAAGGATGCGGATCTATATCGAGGCTTTGGTCAGGATAATGAAGATCAGTTCTACAATATTGACCTAACGAATGACCCGTCATTTGTTGATAAAGTCAAAGAAATGGAAGAAGACGGCAGTACAGCTGTGTTTCAGGGAGTTTTGCGAGGGTTCAGAATGTTGAACGATGGAGCCCCAGATACAGACGATGAAGATGAGATCGCAGAGTACAACGCCAAAGTAAAAATGATCCTAATTCTGAGTGATGGTCAAGAGTCACCGCAAAATGGAATATTTAGTGCTTTAGCAGATGAAGACACCTATGATATGTGCGGTGTCGCTAGAGAAAAAATTCCAGGCTTGTACATAGGAGTGATCGGGATTGGTTACAATGCCCAAGGTGAAACTGGCTTTCAAGACTGCGTAGAAAACCCCTCTGAAGATATCATCAATGTAAAAGATGGATTGGACGAGTTAATTGACAAAATAGAAGAGCTAATCCGCAAAGGCTCCAAGAGCAGCGGCGTAACCAAGTTGTATTAG